The sequence TGCCGCCGCTGAGATCGCAGCGCCCGCAGCCGAACACGAACAGCGTATCGCCGGAAACCAGATCGCCATCCACCAGGTAACACGCCGAGCCGGGGGTGTGGCCGGGTGTATGCAGAATATCGATGGTGGTCTCGCCGAGGATGATCCGGTCACCGCCGTGGTGCAATTTGGGGCGCGGCAGTTCGGCGCCCCAGAAATCGGCCTCGGCCTTGAGGAGATGAAGCTGCGCGTCGGTCGCGCTCAACAGTTCCTCGATGCCGTTGACGTGGTCGTGATGGCTGTGGGTGAGCAGGATGTCGCTGATGCGTATGTTCTGCGCCGCCGCCAGCTTCAAAACCTCGGGCACATCCCACGCCGGATCGACCACTGCGGCGCGGCCGCTGGCCTGATCGTGGATGATGTAGACGAAATTTTCCATCGGGCCGAGTTCGAGCGCATGGATGTGGTGGCGGGGTTGGGTCATGGTGTTCTCCATGGGTTGCTTGACGGTAGGAGCGGCGGAAGCCGCGATTTTCTATGGGGCTCTGTTTCGCGCTAAGACGCCAAGTTCGCAAAGAAAGAGTAAGAAATTATAGGCCGTTCTTGGCGCCCCTCGCGCCCTTGGCGGCTTGGCGAGAGGGACAGGTTTTATTGAAACAGCTACCAATGATGTCCTCTCACCAAGCCGCAAAGGATCTATTCTGCCAGGCGATATTCGCGGCTTCCGCTGCTCCTACGGGTCGAAAACGATATTCACGCGGCGGTTCTGGCGCCCCTTTTTCTCGATCTTGCTGATGCGCACGCGTCCGATCTCGCCGGTGCGCGCCACGTGGGTGCCGCCGCAGGGCTGCAGATCGGTATCGGCGATGTCCACCAGGCGCACCTGGCCCTGTCCGCGCGGCGGTTGCACCGACAGGGTCTTGACCAGGTCGGGCTGCGCATCGAGTTCAGCGTCGCTGATCCAGCGGTAGGTGACGGGGCGGTCGGCGGTGATCAGGCGGTTGAGTTCGGCGCTCGCTTGCTCTTTGTCGGGGCTCTCGGGCAGATCGAAGTCGAGGCGGCCGCTGTCGTCGCGCACCGAACCGCCGGTCACCGGATAGGGCAGCACGGCGCTCAACAGATGCAGGCAGGTGTGCATGCGCATGCGTGGATAGCGCACCGACCAGTCGAGCATGGCGGTGACCGGCGATCCGACTTTCGGCATTGGGCTGCCCGGGGCCGAAATGTGCAGGATGTCGTCTTCGCCCTTGCGGGTATCGATGATGACGATCTCGCGTCCATCGCTCATTCGCAGAATACCTTGATCGCCCGGCTGCCCACCGCCCTGCGGGTAGAAAACGGTGCGATCGAGTCGTATGCCGCGCTCGTCGGCGGCGGTGATGAGAGCCTCGCACTCGCGTTGGTAGGCGTCTTCACGGAACAGTTCTTCAGTCATCGCTCACTCTCGTCGTTTATTGCAGCCACTCCACCCAGATCAGCCGCCCGGCAAGGGCGAGTGTCACCAGGATCAGGACGGGGCGGATAAAGCGGCCGCCGAAACGAATCGCCGAATGCGCACCGAGCCAGGCACCGATCATCAGCGTCAGTCCCAGCGGAATCCCCACCTCGTAACGCACGCTGCCCAGGGCCATGAAGGTGAGCATGGAGACGGCGTTGCTGATCCAGTTCATGAAGCGCGCCGCGCCCGATGCCTCGACGATGCCCACCGGGTAGAGGTTCATTAGCAGTGTAGTCCAGAAGCTGCCGGTGCCCGGACCGAAGAACCCGTCGTAGAAACCGAGGGTGCCGCCGAGTGCTCCGCTCGAACGGCTGGGCGGTTGGAAACGCACGGGATTCTCGATGGCGCCGCGGCGACGTTGTATCAGCAGCCAGATGGCCGCCGCGACGATGAGCGGTGGCAGCAGTCTGTCCAACTCGTCGGAGGAAAAGAGAAACGTCGTCAAGGTGCCGGTGCAGGCACCGACAAAGGTGCCTATCATCGCCGCTTTCCACAGTGGCGGGCGGAACAGTCCCTTGCGGACATAGGTCAGCGCCGCGGTGGTGGAGCCGAAGGTGGCGGCGAGTTTGTTGGTGCCCAGCGCAAGATGGCCGGGTATCCCCGCGGTAAGCAGCGCCGGGAGCAGGATCGCGCCGCCGCCGCCGGCTACGGCGTCGATAAAACCCGCCGCAAACGATAGCGCCATCAGAATGATCAGAACCTGGGGATCGAGGAATTCCAAATCGGGCTCAATCGGTAGCAGTGGGGTTGGCCATCGGGTCGGGCGCCCATCGTAACGGTTGCTGCGGGCGAAGAGTATCCACCAGCGCGTTTGCGCCGCACCGGTAACCCCCGGCGCTGCCGGGTATCGATCACGCCTTCGCGTAAATCAGGTCCCATACCCCGTGTCCCAGGCGCAGCCCGCGGCGCTCGAATTTGGTCTCAGGTCGATAGTCGGGTCGTTGGGCATAGCCGTCAGCATCGCCGAGGTTGTGAAACCCCTGCGCCGCAGCCATCACCGCGCGCATCTGTTCGGCGTAATCTTCCCAGTCGGTGGCCATGTGCAAGCGACCACCTCGCGCGAGGCGCGAATGCACCAGACGCACCCACTCGGGTTGCACGATGCGCCGTTTGTGGTGGCGTTTCTTGGGCCAGGGATCGGGGAAAAAGAGATACACCGCCGCGAGGCTGTCAGGGAGGATGTTGCGCTCCAGCACCTCGACGGCGTCGGCGCAGATGACTCTCACGTTATCGATGGCGCGTTCCTTCAGTTCGCGCAGCAGATGGCCCACGCCGGGACGGTAGACCTCGATACCCAGATAGTTCGCCGCGCTGTTCTCCGCCGCCATGTGCGCCAGACTCTGGCCCATGCCGAAGCCGATTTCCAGGTGTACGGGGGCGTTACGCCCGAACCAGGCCGTGAAATCGAGCGGACCCGAATCGGGATCGATCCCGTAGCGCGGCCACAGCGTCTCCAGCGCGGCACGCTGGGCGTCGGTCATGCGCCCCTCACGGCGTACGAAACTGCGGATACGGCGTTGCGCTGCAGCGCTGTCGGGGCGATCGGTCATGAGCGGTTGGGGTTCGGCGGGCCGGTGGGGAGGTGCTATTGTAGTGAACGTACGCCATACAAAAAACCGTCTGTCCGGTTGCGAGGAAACCCACATTGGATCAAATCGATTCACTGTTTCACAAACTGAGGGCTGAATTCGGCGGAATCGAGGAGCCGCAGTTCTGGCTGCAGGTGGGGTTGCTGGTCGTGGCGGGTACCGTAGCGATGCTGGTGCACCGCTGGCTGGGTGGGCGCTTTCGTGGTGAGGCGGCCGGAGTGGGATTGCGCAAGCTGACCCGGCGCAGTTTGCAGCGCCTCGCGTTTCCGCTGGTGTTGCTCGGGGTGGCATTGCTCGGGCGTGCGGTGACCAGTGCTTTGGGTTTGCCCACCGCGTTGCTGGATATTGCCGTACCGCTGATGCTGTCGCTCGCCGCGGTCCGTGTCGTGATCTACATGCTGCGCAAGAGTTTTGCGCCCTCGCCCGCACTCAAGGCATGGGAGAACCTCATCGCGTTTACGATCTGGGTCGTGGTCGCGTTGCACCTGCTCAATTGGCTGGACCCCGTCACCAAGGCGCTGGACGGACTCGGATTCCAGGTGGGGTCGGTGCGCATCACCGCGCTGGCGAGTATCAAGGTGGTGATGTTCCTCGTCTTCCTCTTCACCGCCGCCCTGTGGCTGGCCAAGATGGTGGAACAGCGTCTGGCGCGCTCGCAGACCTTGAGTCCGACCTTGAAGGTTGGTGTCTCCAAGTTCGTCAAATTCATTCTGGTGACCGTGGCCGCGCTGATGACGGTGGAGGCCGCTGGCATCAATTTGACTGCGTTCGCAGTCTTTGGCGGTGCTGTGGGTGTCGGGCTCGGGTTCGGTCTGCAACGCATTGCCAGCAATTTCATCAGTGGATTCATTCTGATTTTCGATCGCTCCATTCGCCCCGGTGACATCAT is a genomic window of Pseudomonadota bacterium containing:
- a CDS encoding mechanosensitive ion channel protein MscS, producing the protein MLVHRWLGGRFRGEAAGVGLRKLTRRSLQRLAFPLVLLGVALLGRAVTSALGLPTALLDIAVPLMLSLAAVRVVIYMLRKSFAPSPALKAWENLIAFTIWVVVALHLLNWLDPVTKALDGLGFQVGSVRITALASIKVVMFLVFLFTAALWLAKMVEQRLARSQTLSPTLKVGVSKFVKFILVTVAALMTVEAAGINLTAFAVFGGAVGVGLGFGLQRIASNFISGFILIFDRSIRPGDIITVGNTFGWVLELRARYLVVRNRDGVETLIPNETFISNEVINWSYSDRNIRVRCPVQISYGDDPEQAMQLLLDAAQDSARVLQDPLPVVRLMEFGDNGILLELRVWIADPENGIANVRSEVNLGIWRRFKEAGIRIPFPQRDVHLVGQKGD
- a CDS encoding tRNA (guanosine(46)-N7)-methyltransferase TrmB, whose product is MTDRPDSAAAQRRIRSFVRREGRMTDAQRAALETLWPRYGIDPDSGPLDFTAWFGRNAPVHLEIGFGMGQSLAHMAAENSAANYLGIEVYRPGVGHLLRELKERAIDNVRVICADAVEVLERNILPDSLAAVYLFFPDPWPKKRHHKRRIVQPEWVRLVHSRLARGGRLHMATDWEDYAEQMRAVMAAAQGFHNLGDADGYAQRPDYRPETKFERRGLRLGHGVWDLIYAKA
- a CDS encoding alanyl-tRNA editing protein; protein product: MTEELFREDAYQRECEALITAADERGIRLDRTVFYPQGGGQPGDQGILRMSDGREIVIIDTRKGEDDILHISAPGSPMPKVGSPVTAMLDWSVRYPRMRMHTCLHLLSAVLPYPVTGGSVRDDSGRLDFDLPESPDKEQASAELNRLITADRPVTYRWISDAELDAQPDLVKTLSVQPPRGQGQVRLVDIADTDLQPCGGTHVARTGEIGRVRISKIEKKGRQNRRVNIVFDP
- a CDS encoding MBL fold metallo-hydrolase → MENTMTQPRHHIHALELGPMENFVYIIHDQASGRAAVVDPAWDVPEVLKLAAAQNIRISDILLTHSHHDHVNGIEELLSATDAQLHLLKAEADFWGAELPRPKLHHGGDRIILGETTIDILHTPGHTPGSACYLVDGDLVSGDTLFVFGCGRCDLSGGNPEQMYDTLRHLRDDLPEGTIIRPGHNYAVKETSTMAEQREGNPFMHFHDVDAFVHYRMHEHDRIRNSPYGPVPAGKLA